One part of the Saprospiraceae bacterium genome encodes these proteins:
- a CDS encoding DUF3109 family protein, which translates to MFIIDNVLISDDVLESNFICALDKCKGACCYEGDFGAPITNDEKDKLDSIYHQVKAYLSPKSILEIEKNGNSAYYREMKSFGTTLMPDGACVYMNKDEHGIAACGIEQAYKAGATDFQKPISCHLYPIRVKENKAQGFTALNYDQWDICKAACSLGESEKLPLFRFVKDALIRRFGLSFYEELEALYKHLLLQKKNPNI; encoded by the coding sequence ATGTTTATTATAGATAACGTTTTGATTAGTGATGATGTTTTAGAATCCAATTTTATTTGTGCTTTAGATAAATGTAAAGGAGCTTGTTGCTATGAAGGTGATTTTGGTGCCCCGATTACAAATGATGAAAAAGATAAACTGGACTCTATTTATCATCAGGTAAAAGCATATTTATCTCCAAAAAGCATCCTTGAAATTGAAAAAAATGGCAACTCCGCATATTATCGTGAAATGAAATCCTTTGGAACTACCCTTATGCCTGATGGCGCCTGTGTCTATATGAATAAGGATGAACATGGGATTGCCGCTTGTGGAATCGAACAAGCATATAAAGCAGGAGCTACTGATTTTCAAAAACCAATCTCCTGTCATTTATATCCTATCCGGGTGAAAGAAAACAAAGCACAAGGATTTACGGCTCTGAATTATGATCAATGGGATATCTGTAAAGCGGCTTGCAGTTTAGGGGAATCTGAAAAGTTACCACTTTTTCGATTTGTTAAGGATGCTCTAATCCGAAGGTTTGGACTTAGCTTTTATGAAGAGTTGGAAGCATTGTACAAACATTTATTACTCCAAAAGAAAAATCCCAATATTTAG
- a CDS encoding cysteine protease has product MMDTQVLGMGWIPDRPDLRDFTPDSAIISNELLKVDNFHETGIKKAKAKPVKTPTSVDLRSFCSPIEDQKSLGSCTAHAGIGLLEYFEQRAYGKHIDASRLFLYKVTRKLLLWKGDTGAYLRTTMQAIAGFGAPPEKYHPYVISKFEEEPSAFCYSFAQNYKGIKYYRLDSGTTTGTAALANMKSYLAAGLPSMFGFTCYQSALDQSSSNGGCIPYPKITDSVVGGHAIIAIGYDDKKVIINTDDGSKTTGALLIRNSWGTGWGDGGYGWFPYKYIENRLAEDIWSLVKAGWFDTGAF; this is encoded by the coding sequence ATCATGGATACTCAAGTTTTAGGTATGGGTTGGATACCAGATCGCCCGGATTTACGAGATTTTACACCAGATAGTGCAATTATTTCTAACGAGCTTTTGAAAGTTGATAACTTTCATGAGACAGGAATAAAAAAAGCCAAAGCAAAACCAGTAAAAACTCCAACTTCTGTTGATTTAAGAAGTTTTTGTTCACCTATAGAAGACCAAAAAAGTTTAGGTTCCTGTACTGCGCATGCTGGAATTGGCTTATTAGAATATTTTGAACAACGTGCATATGGAAAACATATTGATGCATCCCGTTTATTTTTATATAAAGTAACCAGGAAATTACTGCTATGGAAGGGAGACACGGGTGCTTATTTACGCACAACAATGCAAGCTATTGCCGGATTTGGCGCCCCTCCGGAAAAATATCATCCTTATGTAATTTCTAAATTTGAAGAGGAACCTTCTGCTTTTTGTTACTCCTTTGCCCAAAATTATAAAGGAATTAAATACTATCGTCTGGACTCAGGCACAACCACCGGTACTGCAGCTTTAGCAAATATGAAATCTTATTTGGCAGCAGGCTTACCAAGTATGTTTGGTTTTACCTGTTATCAGAGTGCATTAGATCAATCAAGCAGTAATGGGGGTTGCATTCCATATCCAAAAATAACAGATTCCGTAGTGGGTGGTCATGCAATTATTGCAATAGGATATGATGATAAAAAAGTAATTATAAATACAGATGATGGTTCAAAAACTACCGGTGCACTTTTAATTCGCAACTCTTGGGGCACAGGTTGGGGGGATGGAGGTTATGGATGGTTCCCTTATAAGTATATTGAAAATCGACTTGCAGAAGATATCTGGTCACTTGTAAAAGCAGGATGGTTTGATACTGGAGCATTCTAG
- a CDS encoding caspase family protein has product MKGFIVLLILAAFQQISFCQGCSKGNCITGFGTYHYSNGGRYTGEFKGGRKDGKGIYYYANENKYLGEWKNDFRTGEGKLNFRNGDVYTGSFRLDKMEGQGMMDFASKDRYTGSWKNNKPNGKGSYYFSTGERYEGEFLDARFHGEGTLYYKNGSTYKGHWKQSKKDGYGEFKDIRGKIVAAQWSQDKLIKTLDETLATKNEEEHNKSLTENQISTESKDSIFQNEKPTTNPAEQKPTVNEHTVVETKKEEVLTNPEKLIICTPDEINLPNCNTTHCASGKGVFTYRDGSKFIGEFKDGQPKGKGICYYANGDRYEGIWEHHAPHGEGTMYFASGLTYGAIWDNGKSKKELFRKKEFVFDTSIHVDSNPEVKIWAVIVGIARYEHMPSLKYSDDDAYKIYAFLKSPEGGALKDEQIRILIDEDATRNNILQGMNQIFMKADENDVIMMYYSGHGLEGTFIPIDYDGKSNILQHEDVKEILNRSKAKHKVCYVDACYSGSLLAAKGPFSNSLLYFYDELEKTAGGTAFLMSSKNKEFSLEDGGLRQGVFSHFLIKGLKGEADLNKNKTVSIKELFNYVYFNVRQYTGNVQSPMIAGNYNENMPVGFIRED; this is encoded by the coding sequence ATGAAAGGCTTTATTGTTCTACTTATTTTGGCAGCCTTCCAGCAAATCTCCTTTTGTCAAGGATGTAGTAAAGGCAATTGTATCACTGGATTTGGAACCTATCATTACTCAAATGGTGGTCGGTACACCGGTGAATTTAAAGGAGGAAGAAAAGATGGAAAAGGAATTTATTATTATGCTAATGAAAATAAATATTTAGGGGAGTGGAAAAATGACTTCAGAACGGGGGAAGGCAAACTTAATTTTAGAAACGGGGATGTATATACTGGTAGTTTTCGATTGGATAAAATGGAAGGGCAAGGAATGATGGATTTCGCAAGTAAAGATCGATATACAGGATCCTGGAAAAACAATAAACCCAATGGAAAAGGAAGCTATTATTTTTCGACTGGCGAACGATATGAAGGAGAATTTCTAGATGCCCGATTCCATGGAGAAGGAACCTTATACTATAAAAACGGATCCACTTATAAAGGCCATTGGAAACAGAGTAAAAAAGATGGTTATGGTGAATTTAAAGATATTCGTGGAAAAATCGTAGCAGCTCAATGGAGTCAGGATAAATTGATCAAAACTTTAGATGAAACACTTGCTACCAAAAATGAAGAAGAGCATAACAAGAGCCTTACAGAAAATCAAATTTCCACAGAATCAAAAGATTCCATATTTCAAAATGAAAAACCAACAACAAATCCAGCGGAGCAAAAACCCACTGTAAATGAACATACCGTTGTAGAAACAAAAAAAGAAGAGGTTTTAACAAACCCTGAGAAATTAATAATTTGTACACCAGACGAAATAAATCTTCCGAATTGTAACACTACACATTGCGCTTCTGGAAAAGGAGTATTTACCTATAGAGATGGTTCTAAATTTATTGGCGAATTTAAAGATGGTCAACCGAAAGGAAAAGGAATTTGCTATTATGCAAATGGAGATCGCTATGAAGGAATTTGGGAACATCATGCTCCACATGGTGAAGGCACGATGTATTTTGCATCCGGACTTACCTATGGTGCAATCTGGGATAATGGTAAATCTAAAAAAGAATTATTTCGTAAAAAAGAATTTGTATTTGATACAAGCATCCATGTAGATTCTAATCCTGAAGTTAAAATCTGGGCTGTAATTGTAGGCATTGCGCGGTATGAACATATGCCTTCTTTAAAATATTCTGATGATGATGCCTATAAAATTTATGCTTTTTTAAAAAGTCCGGAAGGCGGCGCATTAAAAGATGAACAAATTCGAATCTTAATTGATGAAGATGCTACAAGAAATAATATCTTACAAGGTATGAATCAAATATTCATGAAAGCGGATGAAAATGATGTGATCATGATGTATTATTCCGGACATGGATTAGAGGGAACTTTTATTCCAATAGATTATGATGGAAAATCTAATATCCTTCAACATGAAGATGTCAAAGAAATTCTAAACCGCTCCAAAGCCAAACATAAAGTTTGCTATGTAGATGCCTGTTATTCTGGAAGCCTTTTGGCCGCTAAAGGTCCATTCTCAAATTCACTTTTATATTTTTATGATGAATTGGAAAAAACAGCTGGAGGAACTGCATTTTTAATGTCCTCAAAAAATAAAGAATTTTCATTAGAAGATGGTGGTTTAAGGCAGGGTGTTTTTTCTCATTTTCTGATTAAAGGATTAAAAGGGGAGGCCGATCTAAACAAAAATAAAACAGTGAGCATAAAAGAACTTTTTAATTATGTCTATTTTAATGTTAGACAATACACCGGAAATGTACAAAGCCCTATGATTGCTGGTAATTATAATGAAAATATGCCTGTTGGTTTTATACGTGAAGATTAA
- a CDS encoding DNA/RNA non-specific endonuclease, translating to MVTKAARIKKQPETDGGYNSRFLGSNYLIALPKLSAKQRKDLLKFQKGKYRINYIHYSAVMCKSRKLAYFTSVNIDGTCWQDNSRKGTWNEDPRITMDDQLGDRLYNAENSKFDRGHLVRREDPEWGEKELSIKAGVHTFWFPNCAPQHEKLNQEIWADLEANILHTGADSQDLRVSVFTGPVLSDTDGIFVTQINGSDIKIPSLFWKVVVWKKNDKKVYAVGFIQSQEAFLIEDAIIKKPFLVNTKVLCLLKDDDIFEHLVFKDGKTYQVRLEEIEKLSGLKFDWPNVIRPFKNPQAVAIDGVRRKLPDPEIAPKVESKTTKSKRNGSGLKTKGAVCIPRWNPKFELEGLVI from the coding sequence GTGGTAACAAAAGCTGCAAGAATTAAAAAGCAACCAGAAACAGATGGTGGATATAATTCGAGATTTTTAGGAAGTAATTATTTAATAGCATTGCCAAAGTTATCTGCAAAGCAGAGAAAGGATTTACTTAAATTTCAAAAAGGAAAATATCGGATTAATTATATTCATTATTCGGCGGTCATGTGTAAAAGCAGGAAACTTGCTTATTTTACATCTGTAAATATTGATGGAACATGTTGGCAAGATAATAGTCGAAAAGGGACCTGGAATGAGGATCCTAGAATTACTATGGATGATCAATTGGGCGATAGGCTTTATAATGCTGAAAATAGTAAATTTGACAGGGGCCATTTAGTGCGGAGAGAAGATCCGGAATGGGGTGAAAAAGAACTCAGCATTAAAGCAGGTGTTCATACCTTTTGGTTTCCAAATTGTGCACCCCAACATGAAAAATTAAATCAGGAAATTTGGGCAGATTTAGAAGCTAATATTTTGCATACCGGAGCAGATTCACAGGATCTGAGAGTCAGTGTTTTTACAGGACCTGTATTATCTGATACAGATGGTATTTTTGTAACACAAATAAATGGATCGGATATTAAAATTCCAAGTTTATTTTGGAAAGTAGTTGTTTGGAAGAAGAATGATAAAAAAGTTTATGCTGTAGGTTTTATACAAAGTCAGGAAGCCTTTTTAATAGAAGATGCGATTATCAAAAAACCATTCCTTGTAAATACAAAAGTATTGTGTCTTTTAAAAGACGATGATATTTTTGAACATTTAGTTTTTAAAGATGGAAAAACATATCAGGTAAGACTAGAAGAAATTGAAAAATTAAGTGGCTTAAAATTCGATTGGCCAAATGTGATTAGACCCTTTAAGAACCCCCAGGCAGTGGCAATAGATGGAGTTAGAAGAAAATTACCAGATCCTGAAATTGCTCCCAAAGTGGAATCGAAAACAACAAAATCTAAGCGAAATGGATCTGGTTTAAAAACAAAGGGAGCTGTTTGCATTCCTCGTTGGAATCCAAAATTTGAATTGGAAGGATTGGTTATTTAA
- a CDS encoding citrate (Si)-synthase: MDRLKTLFKSRFSSSVEEIKTLVKSYGTKIIDSVQIEQVYGGMRGIQSMIWETSSLDSTEGIRFRGFSIPDLREQLPKINGATEPLPEGLFWLMLTGSLPTEEDVIWLSNEWQRRGILTPKDYDLLDHLDSRTHPMTQFSIAIMAMQSESVFAHEYENGMVKANYWEIMYEDCMNLIAKLPLVAAYIYRKTFYNNEHIESDPSLDWSANFAHMLGKNDPAFRDLMRLYMTIHADHEGGNASAHTVHLVGSTLSDAYLSLAAGMNALAGPLHGLANQEVMDWIYDMIRDLGTRTPTKDQIADYVKTTLSNGVVVPGYGHAVLRKPDPRFLAQKDFAEKHCKEDDMVQIVWNVFEVVPPILESLGKVKNPWPNVDAHSGALLEHYGLKEHNFYTVMFGVSRALGVLAQLCWDRAYNLPLERPKSLTTEEIKSFLAHSNN, translated from the coding sequence ATGGATAGATTAAAGACACTTTTTAAATCGAGATTCAGTTCCTCGGTAGAGGAGATCAAAACACTGGTCAAGTCATATGGCACTAAAATTATAGATAGTGTCCAGATTGAGCAGGTTTACGGGGGTATGCGAGGAATCCAAAGTATGATCTGGGAAACATCTTCTTTAGATTCAACAGAAGGTATCCGTTTCAGAGGTTTTAGCATTCCCGACTTAAGAGAACAGTTGCCAAAAATTAATGGCGCTACCGAACCGCTTCCGGAAGGTCTGTTTTGGCTCATGTTAACGGGTAGTTTACCTACAGAAGAAGACGTAATTTGGTTAAGCAATGAATGGCAACGCCGAGGCATATTGACTCCTAAAGATTATGACCTATTAGACCATTTAGATTCCAGGACACACCCAATGACTCAATTTAGCATTGCGATTATGGCAATGCAGTCTGAAAGTGTATTTGCACATGAATACGAAAATGGGATGGTGAAAGCCAATTATTGGGAAATTATGTATGAAGATTGTATGAATCTCATTGCAAAACTTCCTTTGGTCGCTGCATATATCTATCGTAAAACCTTTTATAATAACGAGCATATTGAGTCTGACCCAAGTCTTGATTGGAGTGCTAATTTTGCCCATATGTTGGGTAAAAATGATCCTGCGTTTCGGGATTTAATGAGACTTTATATGACAATACATGCAGATCACGAAGGTGGAAATGCATCAGCACATACAGTGCATCTTGTTGGATCAACCTTGAGTGATGCATATCTTTCTTTAGCTGCAGGTATGAATGCCCTTGCGGGGCCGCTTCATGGATTGGCGAATCAAGAGGTCATGGATTGGATTTATGATATGATCCGGGATCTAGGTACCAGGACACCGACTAAAGATCAGATTGCAGATTATGTAAAAACAACCTTGAGCAATGGAGTCGTAGTTCCAGGTTATGGCCATGCAGTTTTAAGAAAACCAGATCCTCGATTTTTAGCACAAAAGGATTTCGCTGAAAAGCATTGTAAAGAAGATGACATGGTTCAAATTGTTTGGAATGTTTTTGAAGTGGTTCCTCCAATTTTAGAAAGTCTTGGCAAAGTAAAAAATCCTTGGCCTAATGTTGATGCTCATTCCGGTGCCTTATTAGAGCACTATGGTTTAAAAGAACATAATTTTTATACTGTAATGTTTGGGGTTTCCAGAGCATTAGGTGTCTTAGCGCAGTTATGCTGGGATCGGGCCTATAATTTGCCTTTGGAAAGGCCAAAATCATTAACTACTGAAGAAATTAAAAGCTTTTTAGCACATTCAAACAATTAA
- a CDS encoding protease inhibitor I42 family protein: MKKYILTNLALCLLFIIACRENVPMNEIHLKIGQIHIIQLEQSAGTGYQWELFNNHTEVVQVAMDARNSKKDSLVVGGKQNLEVKLTGKKKGNSKLVLQLKRSWENQAIEQKEYTIIVN, translated from the coding sequence ATGAAAAAATATATTTTAACCAATCTGGCTTTATGTTTATTATTTATAATTGCTTGTCGCGAAAATGTGCCTATGAATGAAATCCATTTAAAGATTGGTCAGATACATATTATTCAACTTGAGCAATCCGCAGGTACTGGTTATCAGTGGGAATTATTTAATAATCATACAGAAGTCGTTCAGGTTGCTATGGATGCCAGGAATTCTAAGAAAGATTCTTTAGTGGTTGGCGGTAAGCAAAATCTTGAAGTCAAATTAACTGGTAAAAAGAAAGGAAATTCAAAATTGGTATTACAATTAAAAAGATCCTGGGAAAACCAAGCTATAGAGCAAAAGGAATATACGATCATCGTAAATTGA
- a CDS encoding tetratricopeptide repeat protein, with protein MRKLLFLLCFYSSLIYSQDPRLAQQYYNDGEYEKAATLYQSMYQKNPNNDNFFNRYVDCLMALKQFSECEDIVRKEINRKPKEVQLYVTYGNLLIRRNDPDKAEKQFLDAVDKLTADVSIIHRLANAFIQITRYDLAIKTYEKGEKLMKSQTFFTYNLADLYRRKGDLETMMKYFLDGLENQSVQVQGIQNLLIAYLTPEQYKILQAQIYQRLDKNPESIPFAELLMWSLVQVKEYGNAFRQAKALDRKLNENGNRIFNLAMAAAADNDLHTAIDALNYIREKGVSGSFYHEACRQVLAFRRQLIIERNDYKQADLVALETDYQKYKDEFGKNYLSAPLVIEYAELEARYLNNLDKAINLLLELVKSNFVEPHTKAKAKLDLGDYYLITGERWEATLLYSQVDKDFKEDELGELARFKNARLSYFAGDFQWAQEQFDILKRATSRLISNDAIDLSVFIQDNLNQDTTGESLSMYSQAELKVFQNQYDSALYKLNQIPFTDPEIKFLEDDVWFLEAKIYNHKKQTEAAIKKYELILEKHKEEIRADNALYELAQIYDYQLNNKEKAKELYEKLFMEFSNSVLAVEARKRFRILRGDKLQ; from the coding sequence ATGAGAAAATTGCTTTTTCTATTGTGTTTTTATAGTTCTCTGATCTATAGTCAGGATCCCAGACTTGCCCAACAATACTATAATGATGGGGAATATGAGAAAGCTGCAACCTTGTATCAGTCAATGTATCAGAAAAACCCTAATAACGATAATTTTTTTAACCGTTATGTGGATTGTCTAATGGCCTTAAAACAATTTTCAGAATGCGAAGACATCGTTCGTAAAGAAATTAATAGAAAACCTAAAGAGGTACAATTATATGTCACCTATGGAAATTTGTTAATTCGCAGAAATGATCCAGACAAGGCTGAAAAGCAATTTTTAGATGCAGTCGATAAACTTACGGCCGATGTTTCCATCATTCACAGATTGGCAAATGCCTTTATTCAGATTACACGATACGATCTTGCAATAAAGACTTATGAAAAAGGGGAAAAACTAATGAAGTCTCAGACCTTTTTTACCTATAATCTTGCAGATCTCTATAGACGTAAAGGGGATCTGGAAACGATGATGAAGTATTTTTTAGATGGGCTGGAAAATCAATCTGTTCAGGTGCAAGGAATTCAAAATTTATTAATCGCTTATTTAACACCAGAACAATATAAAATCTTACAGGCTCAAATTTATCAACGACTCGATAAAAATCCAGAATCCATTCCATTTGCAGAACTCTTAATGTGGTCTTTAGTGCAAGTTAAAGAGTATGGTAATGCATTTAGACAAGCGAAAGCGCTAGATCGAAAATTGAATGAAAATGGAAACCGCATTTTTAATCTTGCAATGGCAGCTGCAGCAGATAATGATCTGCATACCGCAATTGATGCCTTAAATTACATTCGGGAAAAAGGGGTTTCTGGTTCATTTTATCATGAAGCTTGCCGACAAGTATTGGCATTCAGAAGACAATTAATTATTGAACGCAATGATTATAAACAAGCAGACCTTGTAGCACTGGAGACAGATTATCAAAAATACAAAGATGAGTTTGGTAAAAATTATTTATCCGCGCCATTAGTTATAGAATATGCTGAATTGGAAGCGCGCTATCTAAATAATTTGGATAAAGCTATAAATCTTCTGTTAGAATTGGTGAAAAGTAATTTTGTAGAACCCCATACGAAAGCTAAAGCAAAACTAGATCTTGGAGATTATTATTTAATTACCGGAGAACGTTGGGAAGCAACGCTTTTGTATTCTCAAGTGGATAAAGATTTTAAAGAAGATGAATTAGGTGAATTGGCTCGTTTTAAAAATGCAAGACTTTCTTATTTTGCAGGTGATTTTCAATGGGCTCAAGAGCAGTTTGATATTTTAAAAAGGGCAACAAGTCGACTTATTTCTAATGATGCAATTGATTTATCAGTTTTTATTCAGGACAATTTAAATCAGGATACTACAGGAGAATCTTTAAGTATGTATTCACAAGCAGAATTAAAAGTATTTCAAAATCAATATGATTCAGCTTTATATAAATTAAATCAAATTCCGTTTACAGATCCTGAGATTAAATTTCTGGAAGATGATGTTTGGTTTTTAGAAGCGAAAATTTATAATCATAAAAAGCAAACGGAGGCTGCTATTAAAAAATATGAATTGATTTTAGAAAAACACAAAGAAGAAATCCGTGCTGATAACGCTTTATACGAACTTGCACAGATCTATGATTATCAATTAAATAATAAGGAAAAAGCGAAAGAACTCTATGAAAAATTATTTATGGAATTCAGTAATAGCGTTTTAGCAGTAGAAGCTCGTAAACGATTTCGTATATTAAGAGGAGACAAATTGCAATAA
- the gcvH gene encoding glycine cleavage system protein GcvH produces the protein MNFPDQLKYTKEHEWILVEGMNATIGITEFAQSELGDLVYVEVETVGDEVAKDDIFGTVEAVKTTSDLFMPVTGKILEFNPLLDEKSGNDPTLINSDPYGKGWIVKIEILNAEELNHLLDSKSYKELIGH, from the coding sequence ATGAATTTTCCTGACCAACTTAAGTATACAAAAGAACATGAGTGGATTCTTGTAGAAGGAATGAATGCCACTATTGGAATTACTGAATTTGCTCAATCAGAATTGGGTGATCTGGTTTATGTCGAAGTTGAAACTGTTGGAGATGAAGTTGCAAAAGATGACATCTTCGGTACTGTAGAAGCAGTAAAAACAACCTCTGATCTCTTTATGCCAGTCACCGGTAAAATCCTTGAATTTAATCCGCTATTAGATGAAAAATCTGGTAATGATCCTACTTTAATTAATTCAGATCCTTATGGAAAGGGTTGGATCGTTAAAATTGAGATTCTAAATGCTGAAGAATTAAACCATCTATTAGATTCTAAAAGTTACAAAGAACTTATAGGCCACTAG